One genomic segment of Alkalinema sp. FACHB-956 includes these proteins:
- a CDS encoding response regulator — protein sequence MRILLVEDDRIVADRLDSILTDHHFSVKTTTCGTAALDLVQMEAYDLM from the coding sequence ATGAGAATTTTGCTAGTTGAAGACGATCGAATCGTTGCTGATAGGCTAGACTCTATCCTCACCGATCATCACTTTTCGGTGAAGACGACGACCTGTGGCACAGCAGCCCTCGATCTTGTCCAAATGGAAGCCTATGATCTGATGTAA
- a CDS encoding EAL domain-containing protein, with the protein MSQFVAHPEAFTVSRPRDFSHLSQDGDASLWQSIHNGEFKLYYQPIVHLLTGAVHGLEVLLRWNHPVQGLLAPTEFLPVMEQTGSLLRLDRWVLRSACQQLRQWQMQGVVNSDFFISVNFSASQFEQPDLLPYFKVVLDETQLLPRSLKVEITESKMMQNLPVVVKNLQALQQLQVQISLDDFGTGYSSLSYLHQLPIDTLKLDSSFLSHLQDTPIKLKLLTAIVQMSQTLGLPLVAEGIETKGQLAQLKLLGCEFGQGYWFQVPREAEVITDYLTYCGHRLP; encoded by the coding sequence ATGTCTCAGTTTGTTGCTCACCCAGAAGCATTCACCGTTTCTCGTCCACGAGACTTCAGCCATTTGTCCCAGGATGGAGACGCGAGTCTGTGGCAGTCGATTCACAATGGTGAATTTAAACTGTACTATCAGCCGATCGTGCACTTGCTAACAGGAGCCGTTCATGGCCTGGAGGTACTGTTGCGCTGGAACCATCCTGTACAGGGGTTGTTGGCTCCCACTGAGTTTCTGCCGGTGATGGAACAGACGGGATCCCTGTTGCGGCTCGATCGTTGGGTGTTGCGATCGGCCTGTCAACAGCTAAGACAATGGCAGATGCAGGGGGTTGTCAATAGCGATTTTTTTATTAGCGTCAATTTTTCTGCGAGTCAATTTGAGCAGCCTGATTTACTGCCATACTTCAAAGTCGTGTTAGACGAAACACAACTGCTTCCCCGATCGCTTAAGGTAGAAATTACTGAAAGCAAAATGATGCAAAACCTGCCAGTTGTAGTGAAAAATTTACAGGCCCTCCAACAACTTCAGGTGCAAATTAGTCTAGATGATTTTGGGACGGGGTATTCTTCGCTGAGCTATCTCCATCAGTTGCCGATCGACACCCTCAAGTTAGACAGTTCTTTTTTGTCACATTTACAAGATACTCCCATTAAGCTCAAGCTTTTGACTGCGATCGTGCAAATGAGTCAAACCCTGGGGTTACCGTTAGTCGCAGAAGGGATTGAAACCAAGGGTCAACTGGCCCAACTCAAGTTGTTAGGGTGTGAGTTTGGTCAAGGATACTGGTTTCAAGTGCCCAGAGAAGCTGAGGTCATCACCGATTATTTAACATACTGCGGCCACAGGCTACCTTAG
- a CDS encoding AAA-like domain-containing protein has protein sequence MMNSSNDPSDLDSLTSLSQKRKRGVLLSIQGWQRIQAAEAKVALQENAGKPLTLEQLSDRSGLSTKTLTKVRQRQKPVDVLTLQTYFQSLNINLEANDYIAEIENESSSPLAPPQTWLTGQLPPDSPFYIFRPPAENIIFREMMQPGSLIRIKAPRQFGKTSLAAKAISHASEHAFRTAVLSLQMADRQIFSELDRFLQWFCAALSRCLGVPNRLDAFWNPLFGSSYSCDDYFENYLLAGSEQPLLIVLDEINVLFPYPEIATDFFALVRAWYERSRHNPTHNQAWQKLRFILIYSTEIFLTLNVHQSPFNVGVMIDLPEFTLPQVQTLVLRYGITAVESCALELVELLGGHPFLTQLALFHLGTGKLSLEDLLRTAIAPDSIFQSHFNQQLHYLESMADLKEAMRQVVLTPNGVELYPTIASKLYGVGLIRFQEQRSIPFCQLYQRFFEKILSY, from the coding sequence ATGATGAATTCCTCTAACGATCCTTCTGATCTCGATTCACTGACATCCCTTTCCCAAAAGCGTAAACGAGGCGTTCTTCTCAGTATTCAAGGCTGGCAACGGATCCAAGCAGCAGAGGCCAAGGTTGCGTTGCAGGAAAATGCTGGTAAACCGTTGACGCTTGAACAGCTCAGCGATCGGAGTGGCCTGAGTACAAAGACACTAACCAAGGTTCGCCAACGGCAAAAACCGGTGGATGTCTTAACGCTGCAAACCTATTTTCAATCTCTGAATATTAATCTCGAAGCCAATGATTATATTGCTGAGATTGAGAATGAGTCGAGTAGTCCCTTGGCCCCGCCTCAAACATGGCTGACAGGGCAGTTACCCCCGGATTCGCCGTTCTATATTTTCCGTCCACCTGCGGAAAATATTATTTTTCGGGAAATGATGCAACCCGGCTCCTTGATTAGAATCAAAGCCCCTCGACAGTTTGGCAAAACCTCCCTTGCAGCCAAAGCCATCAGCCATGCTTCCGAGCACGCCTTCCGAACCGCCGTCCTGAGCCTCCAGATGGCCGATCGGCAAATTTTTAGTGAATTGGATCGCTTTCTGCAATGGTTTTGTGCGGCCTTGAGTCGTTGTTTGGGTGTCCCGAATCGCTTAGATGCATTTTGGAATCCCCTGTTTGGAAGTAGCTATAGCTGTGACGACTACTTTGAAAATTATCTGCTAGCCGGATCTGAGCAGCCCCTATTAATTGTCTTGGATGAAATTAATGTGCTGTTTCCATACCCAGAGATCGCAACGGATTTTTTTGCGCTGGTACGGGCTTGGTATGAACGATCGCGCCATAATCCCACCCACAACCAAGCTTGGCAAAAATTGCGGTTTATCTTGATCTACTCCACCGAGATTTTTCTAACTCTGAACGTGCACCAATCCCCCTTCAATGTCGGGGTGATGATTGACCTGCCTGAATTTACTTTGCCCCAGGTGCAAACCCTAGTTCTGCGCTACGGAATTACTGCGGTCGAGTCCTGTGCGCTAGAACTTGTTGAGCTTTTGGGCGGTCATCCCTTTTTAACACAATTGGCTTTATTTCATTTAGGAACCGGTAAGCTGAGTTTGGAAGATTTGCTGCGTACTGCGATCGCGCCGGACAGCATTTTCCAGAGCCACTTCAATCAGCAGTTACATTATCTAGAAAGTATGGCGGATTTGAAAGAGGCGATGCGCCAAGTGGTTTTGACACCTAACGGGGTTGAACTGTATCCCACGATCGCCAGTAAATTATACGGAGTGGGCTTAATTCGTTTCCAGGAACAGCGATCGATCCCTTTCTGCCAACTCTATCAGCGGTTTTTTGAAAAAATACTGAGTTACTAA
- a CDS encoding adenylate/guanylate cyclase domain-containing protein, giving the protein MSSNIWLFAPFSAYPVSMNEPNLHLPEPIAAAATIESEVEALSLNEIADLSIIELPFDPDRPKIREESSLVSARHSFASFLDPLTADRFREVVHDVEQKLRIVNQTLSLLDMQGFDSILEEMLTSITQKTGELLNADRTTIYLLDEAKNELYTTLVSSADGRNREIRFPANQGIAGEVATSKRSVNIPFDVFDDPRSHQAKLQYKQTGYRTYTMLTLPLLNEVGNLVAVVQLINKLQPSSMASASLSLEQRIDLRGFTDADEQLFEEFAPCIRLILESSRSFYIAAQKQRAAHSLMMATHSLGQSRLDLDETLNRVMHEAQHLMHADRSTLWLIDRDTEEIWTRIPLADGTQKEVRIPIGTGFAGQVAATGETINIPFDLYDHVGAETAKQTDQATGYRTCSLLCMPVRNADGNLIGVTQLVNKRKQGDYAPYDPKTWPQAPECWRASFHQSDQDFMQTFNIQAGVALQNAQLFETVKQQAQLQRDILRSLSNGVISADREGKIIAANESAKRLLGFNERAALEGQNITDLLHIERGNFHRWFHAASNPSIPKERQQYYPDQTLMPLSGSEYRSVNLAINTIASPDDPNYVRGVLVVMDDISDAKRLKSTMYRYMTQELAEQILDNPDAAKMGGDRKEVSVLFSDIRSYTTLTESLTAEEVVEMLNEYFEVMVEAVFVHKGILDKYIGDAIMAVFGSPLPLLEHQWMAVQTAIEMRQRLVEFNQRRAGRNQPEIRIGIGINSDTVISGNIGSSKRMEFTAIGDGVNLGSRLESTSKLYGTDIVISESTYRPCADRIWARELDFIRVKGKSHPVAIYELIGLASDPISDQQHRVIDHYHRARAFYLQRKFAQAIGQFAAVLELDRFDQAAALHIERCRHWLTNPPPDDWSGAWILTEK; this is encoded by the coding sequence ATGTCCTCCAACATTTGGTTGTTCGCGCCCTTCTCGGCGTATCCAGTTTCTATGAATGAGCCGAATTTGCATCTACCTGAACCGATTGCTGCTGCTGCTACGATCGAGTCAGAGGTTGAAGCCTTATCTCTCAACGAGATTGCTGATCTTTCCATTATTGAGTTGCCGTTCGATCCCGATCGTCCCAAGATTCGAGAGGAATCGTCCCTCGTTTCTGCGCGGCACAGTTTTGCTTCATTTTTGGATCCTTTAACAGCCGATCGCTTTCGCGAAGTGGTTCATGATGTGGAACAGAAATTGCGCATCGTCAATCAAACCCTATCTTTGTTGGATATGCAGGGGTTTGACTCCATTCTGGAGGAAATGCTAACGTCCATTACCCAAAAAACTGGGGAACTGCTGAATGCCGATCGCACAACCATCTATCTATTAGATGAAGCCAAAAATGAACTCTACACCACCCTCGTTTCCAGTGCGGATGGACGGAATCGAGAAATTCGGTTTCCTGCGAATCAGGGCATTGCCGGAGAAGTGGCAACCAGTAAGCGATCGGTGAATATTCCCTTCGATGTGTTTGATGATCCCCGATCGCACCAAGCCAAGTTGCAGTACAAGCAGACGGGCTATCGCACCTATACGATGTTGACCTTGCCCCTGCTGAACGAAGTGGGCAATTTGGTGGCCGTGGTGCAGTTAATCAATAAATTGCAACCGTCTTCCATGGCGTCTGCGTCTTTATCCTTAGAGCAGCGTATTGATCTCCGGGGATTCACCGATGCAGATGAACAACTGTTTGAGGAATTTGCTCCTTGCATTCGGCTGATTTTGGAATCCTCGCGATCGTTCTACATTGCGGCACAAAAACAGCGGGCTGCCCATTCGTTAATGATGGCCACCCATTCCCTGGGGCAAAGTCGCTTAGATCTGGATGAAACCCTCAACCGGGTCATGCATGAAGCCCAGCATCTAATGCACGCCGATCGCAGTACCCTGTGGTTGATCGATCGGGATACGGAGGAAATTTGGACGCGCATTCCCCTAGCGGATGGGACTCAAAAAGAAGTGCGGATTCCCATTGGCACAGGCTTTGCAGGACAAGTGGCCGCCACGGGGGAAACGATTAATATTCCCTTTGATTTGTATGATCATGTAGGGGCAGAGACGGCTAAACAAACCGATCAGGCGACGGGATATCGCACCTGTAGTCTGCTCTGTATGCCAGTGCGGAATGCCGATGGCAATCTAATTGGGGTGACGCAACTAGTCAACAAACGCAAACAAGGGGACTATGCACCCTATGACCCTAAAACTTGGCCCCAGGCTCCGGAATGTTGGCGCGCCAGCTTTCATCAGAGCGATCAGGATTTTATGCAGACGTTCAATATCCAAGCAGGGGTAGCGCTGCAAAATGCGCAGTTGTTTGAAACCGTCAAACAACAGGCTCAACTGCAACGGGATATTTTGCGATCGCTGTCCAATGGGGTGATCTCCGCCGATCGGGAAGGCAAGATTATTGCCGCCAACGAAAGTGCAAAACGTCTTTTAGGATTCAATGAGCGAGCTGCGCTGGAAGGCCAAAACATTACCGATTTGCTGCATATTGAACGGGGGAATTTCCATCGTTGGTTCCATGCTGCCTCCAATCCCAGCATTCCCAAGGAGCGTCAACAGTATTATCCCGATCAAACCCTGATGCCCTTATCCGGGAGTGAATACCGTAGTGTTAATTTAGCCATTAATACGATCGCTTCCCCCGACGATCCCAATTACGTGCGGGGAGTGTTGGTGGTCATGGATGATATTAGTGATGCAAAACGGCTGAAAAGCACGATGTATCGCTACATGACCCAGGAACTGGCAGAGCAGATTCTGGATAATCCGGATGCCGCCAAGATGGGGGGCGATCGCAAGGAAGTATCCGTGCTGTTTTCCGATATTCGCAGCTATACCACCTTGACCGAAAGCCTGACGGCGGAGGAAGTGGTGGAAATGCTGAATGAATATTTTGAAGTGATGGTGGAAGCCGTATTTGTCCATAAGGGAATTTTGGATAAATACATCGGTGATGCCATCATGGCGGTATTCGGTTCGCCGTTGCCTTTGTTAGAACACCAATGGATGGCTGTACAAACAGCGATCGAAATGCGGCAGCGATTGGTGGAATTTAACCAAAGGCGGGCGGGTCGAAATCAACCGGAGATTCGCATTGGGATTGGCATCAACTCGGATACGGTGATTAGTGGCAATATTGGTTCGAGTAAGCGCATGGAGTTTACGGCGATCGGGGATGGGGTCAACCTGGGCTCCCGGTTGGAAAGCACCAGTAAGCTCTATGGCACCGACATTGTGATTAGCGAAAGCACTTACCGTCCCTGCGCCGATCGCATTTGGGCACGGGAGTTAGACTTTATTCGGGTCAAAGGGAAGAGTCACCCTGTGGCGATCTATGAATTGATTGGCTTAGCTTCCGATCCGATTTCCGATCAACAGCACCGGGTGATTGATCATTACCACCGGGCGCGGGCGTTTTATCTACAACGCAAGTTTGCCCAGGCGATCGGGCAATTTGCGGCGGTGCTGGAACTCGATCGGTTTGACCAAGCAGCGGCTTTGCACATTGAACGCTGTCGCCATTGGCTCACCAATCCGCCCCCGGATGATTGGAGCGGGGCTTGGATTCTTACGGAAAAATAA
- a CDS encoding sugar ABC transporter permease has translation MTFVKSDVQRDRGRYLLKGLTPYLFLLPALTMLGLTVFYPALQALYYSFTQYDLIGDPQWVGLKNFQRLLRDEIFWRSLRNTLLYLMGVVPLLVTLPLGLAILVNQKLRGVQWFRVAYYTPVVISMVVAGIAWKWLYSSNGLLNQALQALGIPAIGWLTDAHQALWSVMAVTVWKGLGYYMVIYLAGLQAIPADLYEAAAIDGSDGWRKHWDITLPLMRPYLLLVSVISAISATKVFEEVFIMTNGGPNNASSTVVLYVYNQAFQQLNISYGCTIGLVIFLLILVLSLLRLGVEKITRDETPATL, from the coding sequence ATGACTTTTGTGAAAAGCGATGTCCAACGCGATCGCGGGCGTTACCTCCTCAAGGGGCTGACGCCTTATTTGTTTTTGCTCCCGGCACTGACCATGCTGGGGCTGACAGTGTTTTATCCCGCTCTGCAAGCCCTGTACTACAGTTTTACGCAGTACGATCTGATCGGTGATCCCCAGTGGGTGGGCCTGAAGAATTTTCAGCGCTTGCTCCGGGATGAAATTTTTTGGCGATCGCTGCGCAATACCCTGCTCTACTTAATGGGGGTGGTGCCGTTGTTGGTGACGCTGCCGCTGGGGCTGGCGATTTTAGTCAATCAGAAATTACGCGGCGTACAGTGGTTTCGGGTGGCCTACTACACACCGGTGGTGATTTCGATGGTGGTGGCGGGGATTGCCTGGAAGTGGCTGTATTCCAGCAATGGGCTACTGAACCAAGCCTTACAAGCCCTGGGAATTCCGGCGATCGGCTGGCTGACGGATGCCCACCAAGCCCTCTGGAGTGTCATGGCGGTGACGGTGTGGAAAGGGCTGGGCTACTACATGGTGATCTATCTGGCAGGGCTCCAAGCGATTCCTGCGGATCTGTATGAAGCAGCCGCGATCGATGGTTCCGACGGTTGGCGCAAGCACTGGGATATCACACTGCCGTTAATGCGTCCTTATTTGCTGCTGGTGTCGGTGATTTCTGCGATTTCCGCCACCAAAGTGTTTGAAGAAGTCTTCATCATGACCAATGGGGGGCCAAATAATGCGTCTTCTACGGTGGTGTTGTATGTGTATAACCAAGCGTTTCAGCAGTTGAATATTAGCTATGGTTGTACGATCGGGCTGGTGATCTTTTTACTGATTCTGGTCCTGTCGCTCCTACGATTGGGCGTTGAAAAAATAACGCGGGATGAAACGCCAGCAACGTTGTAG